GCGCCTTCGTAGGCGGCGGTCGCTTCTTCGCTGAGCTGGTGGATACCGCGGTGAACGTTGGAATTGTACTCACGGTAATAGCGCGACATCGCCTCGATGACGCGCTCGGGTTTTTGGCTGGTTGCTGCGTTGTCGAGGTAGATCAGCGGCTGACCGCTGTTATGCACGCGCGACAGAATAGGAAACTGTGCGCGCACTGCTTCGACATCGTACATCACCGTCATGCTGCTTCCTCCGCAAGCTGCCGGGACGTGTATTGTAATGGCAGACGGCGGTGCGGGGCAGGGTGATCGGAAGCGTATGCCGGAAATCTATGCCGGAAGCGCCCTCACGATGCTCAATACCGTAGGCTGTCGCGCAAGTACGCCGTCGAGATCGTCGCGCAGCGTTTCGGCGCTGTACGACGGGATGCCGTAGGTCGTGACGGTGAGCGCGGACGTCGCCGCGTCGATCTCGAACTCCGTCCAGCCGTAACTGTGACCACTGATCGGCAAACCGTCGACCAGTTCGGCGGCAGCGGCACCGAGGCCGATATGCGGCAGCCCCTGCAAGTCGGCCACGAAGCGGTCGTACAACTCGACCAGTACCGCGTCCTTCTCGCGCAGGCCACCGGCACGGTATCGGCCCAACAACTCGCTGTCGATCAGGTTGAACTGCGCCGCCCCGTCGACCAGCGCCTGACCCGTAGGCGGATAGAACGCGATCGATCCGGTGCTGATCTCCCACACCGGCGACGGCTCCATCGGGGCATCTGCCTCGTCCTGCGTGGTGAGCTGATTGATGAACGTGGTATGGACATCGGCCGCGACGAGAACCACATTCGTGATGCCCTCGTCCCCGATGAAGCGCAGGACCTCGTTGCGCTCCGGCGCGTAGCCTTCCCAGCGGTCGTTGCCGCCGAACCAACCGGCCAGCGCCGCGGGCTCCGGCAGCATGACGAACTTCCACACGATCCCATCGGCCTGTGCGCGCTTCAAGTCGGCTTTGAGCTGTTCGACCTGCGGCCGGCCGAGCATGGTACGCCCCTCCGTCCAGAACTGCGCGCGGTGCTCACGCACGGCGTTAGTGTTGAAGATGCTTAGCGTAGACAGGCTGTCGATCGAGTCATCGCGAAACGAGCGCGCATCGATCATGAACACGGCGGCGTCGCTGCCGTAGGTGTGGTAGCGGTACAGCTTGGGCTTGCCGTCCATGCGCGGCTCGCCGGTCCCCTCCCAGACGGTGTCGACGATCGGGTGGTACTCCGCGAACGCCTGTAAGCCGTTCACGTACAGCACCGATTCGCTGATGCGCCCGGCCGGATCGTCGGCGAAGCGCGGGTCGGTTTCAGGGGCCGCCCCGCCGGCAAAGTCGTTGATTACCTCGTGATCGTCAATCTGCGCCAATATCGGGACAGACTGGCGAATATCGCGCCACACGTTGTGGCCGTGGCGTGGCGTATAGATCTCCGCATGCTTGCGCCGGTAGTCCTCAAGCGTGACGCACTGCTCCAGCGTGACATCGACACTCGGATAGTCGGCATAGATCGTGTCGCCAAGCGCGACGAAGAAGGCAAGGTCGCGTTCGGGGACGTTGCGCAGGGCCACGAACGGGCGCAGCTCGCCGCGGTTGTCGCCGCTGACACCGAAGCGCAGACCGCGCTGTTCCCCCGCCGGAGCCGCGGTGCGGAACGCTCCGTTCATCGTGGCCTCGCCGTCAGGCGCAGTGACGAAGAACGTATACGGCGTGCCCGGCGTCAGCCCGGTGATCTCGACTTTGGCCGGCTTGAGCGGGTCGGTCACGTCGGCCAGCGCCGTCTGCTGGGGCTCGGCAAACTCGCCCGCCGCGCTGACGGTGAACGTTACAACGCCGGTCTGGGTGCAGCGCGCCCACAACACGGCCGTCGTCTGCGTCACATCGCCGCTGGCGACGCCGTTGGGAAAGGCCTCAACTTCGGCGGCAGACCCGGCCTGTGCAGCGCGCGCATGGGTCAGGCTCAGCGGAGCGAGCGCCGCCAACGCCGCGCCGGCGCCCATCGACTTCATAAACTCGCGCCGCGACATATACGCAATCAAACCGCGCGCTGCTTCCTTCTCGATGGCGGACCACAACGCGGTGTAGTTAAACGCGCGCTCGGTCGGGCTGTCGTCACTCATGCCGGTATCCTCCCCACGGTATCCTGTTCAAGCATAGCGGCTGAAGCCGCCCCGGGCCACTTCGTGCGTACTGACCTTGCGCGGCTCAGCGGAGACTTCGCCTCCACACCTCCACAAGGGGTTAGCACCCCTTGACCCCGTAACTGCGAGAGAGGCCAGAGCGCGAAAGCCTTCTGGCGGGGTTCGGGGCAGCGCCCCGATGCGAAAGCGTGCTCAGCGCGAGAGCAGGAAGGCGATCAGGTCGGCGAGGTCTTGATCGTCGTACAGTTCGAAGTACACGCCCGGCATGATGTTGCGGTAGCCCGGCACGATGTACTGCCACGGGTCGGTGATGCTCTGATACAAGTAGACGTTTGCAGGCGTTCCGGGCCGGCGGCTGGACACGCGCGTTTGGACATCGATCATGGCCGGGCCGAGGCCGAAGCGTGACTCTGCTAGCGCGTGGCAGGAGATGCACGGCGGCGCGCTGTTGTCTCCCACGCGGAACAACTGCTCGCCGCGCACCGGGTCCCCTTCCAACGACAGCGCCGGAGGCGCGGTCGGTTCGGCGGCTGAGTCGGTCGGGGCAGGCGACGGCGTGTCGGTCTGCGTCGCGGTGGCGGTTGGCGGCGTGGTTGGGGTTGCAGTCGGCGTGTGCGTCGGCGTCGCGGTCGACGTCGCGGTCTGCGATGCGGTGGCTGTCGGGGTAACCGTCGATACGCTGCGAACTTGTGCATGCGTACCGCACGCGCTGAGTACACACACGCTGATCAGGACGATGAGAAGTCGTTTCATGGGTGGTGTTGGCCTCACCCCCACCGCGCTCTTCCGTTGGCAGCGGGGTGAGGGTGAGGTCTGGTTGCGGGTGAAAGAGCCTACATCATCGGGACGCGGACGACACCGGCAGGCGCGCCTTCAAAGAAGGCGATCGTGCCGAAGCTGACGTACAGCGCGCCGTCCGGGCCCATGGCGATGCCGAACGGGGCAAGCAAGCCGCCCACG
The sequence above is a segment of the Candidatus Flexicrinis affinis genome. Coding sequences within it:
- a CDS encoding alkaline phosphatase D family protein; this translates as MSDDSPTERAFNYTALWSAIEKEAARGLIAYMSRREFMKSMGAGAALAALAPLSLTHARAAQAGSAAEVEAFPNGVASGDVTQTTAVLWARCTQTGVVTFTVSAAGEFAEPQQTALADVTDPLKPAKVEITGLTPGTPYTFFVTAPDGEATMNGAFRTAAPAGEQRGLRFGVSGDNRGELRPFVALRNVPERDLAFFVALGDTIYADYPSVDVTLEQCVTLEDYRRKHAEIYTPRHGHNVWRDIRQSVPILAQIDDHEVINDFAGGAAPETDPRFADDPAGRISESVLYVNGLQAFAEYHPIVDTVWEGTGEPRMDGKPKLYRYHTYGSDAAVFMIDARSFRDDSIDSLSTLSIFNTNAVREHRAQFWTEGRTMLGRPQVEQLKADLKRAQADGIVWKFVMLPEPAALAGWFGGNDRWEGYAPERNEVLRFIGDEGITNVVLVAADVHTTFINQLTTQDEADAPMEPSPVWEISTGSIAFYPPTGQALVDGAAQFNLIDSELLGRYRAGGLREKDAVLVELYDRFVADLQGLPHIGLGAAAAELVDGLPISGHSYGWTEFEIDAATSALTVTTYGIPSYSAETLRDDLDGVLARQPTVLSIVRALPA